One part of the Eublepharis macularius isolate TG4126 chromosome 16, MPM_Emac_v1.0, whole genome shotgun sequence genome encodes these proteins:
- the HSBP1 gene encoding heat shock factor-binding protein 1, with product MAETDPKTVQDLTAVVQTLLQQMQDKFQTMSDQIIGRIDDMSCRIDDLEKNIADLMTQAGVEELESENKAATKTSTCQ from the exons ATGGCGGAGACGGACCCCAAGACCGTTCAGGACCTCACCGCCGTG GTGCAAACCTTGCTCCAGCAGATGCAGGACAAGTTTCAAACCATGTCTGACCAGATCATTGGCCGGA TCGACGACATGAGCTGTCGCATCGATGACCTGGAGAAGAACATAGCAGATCTCATGACTCAAGCTGGAGTGGAAGAGCTGGAAAGTGAGAACAAGGCTGCTACCAAGACTTCAA CTTGCCAATAA